Part of the Vulgatibacter sp. genome is shown below.
CGCATCCGTCAAGCATCCGACCGGCGCCTGCGAGGATCAACCCACCGGTCGGCCCGCTAGTGCTTGTCGACAGTTTCGCCCCGCCCGGACGGGGCATTGCAGGGAGAGATACGGGCGTTCAGTGTGGCGTCATGCTGAGCGCTGCGCCACGCCGAGGCCTTACCGACAAACAGTGGGAGCGAATGGCGCCACGATCGTGAAAGGCCACCCGCATGCCGCCGGCGCTCGGACAAGGAGGGCGGGCGAAAGAGCCAGGCCCATGGACCATCACGGGGCGGCTTCACCACAAAGGTTCAGGCCGAAGTCTGGGACCGCGGAAGGAGGGTGCGCTACGTGCTGACTGGCGGCGAGGTGAACGACGTGACGCAGGCGGACCGGCTGCTACGGGGCCTGCGCGGGCGAGCGGTCGTCGGGGGCCGTGCCTACGACAGCGATGCCCTCCTGGCGTCCATCGCCGCCCAGGACATGGCGGCCGTCGTTCCTTCCCGCAGGAACCGCAAGGTGCAGCGGCCGCTCGATGCCGAGGCGTACGCGCAGCGCTACGTGATCGAGAGGCTCTTCGGCCGGCTGAAGGCCTTCCGGCGGGTTGCGACCCGCTACGACAGGACCGCATCGTCGTACGGTGCGGTGGTGGCATTGGCCTCGGCGCTGGTAGTGCTTTCGGGGTGGACGGCGTGAGCGCGACCCGCCACACCACCTTCTGCTTCACACTGCAGCCGACCGCTGCCCAGGAGCAGGTGTTGTGGCGCCACGCGGGCGCGGCTCGCTTCGCCTTCAACCAGGCGTTGCGCCTCGTGAAGGATGCGCTCGAAGCGAGGAAGGTCAACGCCGAGGTTCAGGTGCCGTGGTCGGGATTCGACCTCATCAATGCGTTCAACCGCTGGAAGAGGT
Proteins encoded:
- a CDS encoding IS5 family transposase, whose product is MRHAEALPTNSGSEWRHDRERPPACRRRSDKEGGRKSQAHGPSRGGFTTKVQAEVWDRGRRVRYVLTGGEVNDVTQADRLLRGLRGRAVVGGRAYDSDALLASIAAQDMAAVVPSRRNRKVQRPLDAEAYAQRYVIERLFGRLKAFRRVATRYDRTASSYGAVVALASALVVLSGWTA